One window from the genome of Enterococcus haemoperoxidus ATCC BAA-382 encodes:
- the yhbY gene encoding ribosome assembly RNA-binding protein YhbY — protein MELRGKQKRFLRSQAHHLQPIFQIGKGGLNSAMVVQINEALEKRELIKVTLLQNTDEIAEDVAVALKADIHCDIVQIIGRVLVLFKPSSNEKYQKISKEVKAI, from the coding sequence GTGGAATTAAGAGGAAAACAAAAGCGTTTTTTACGTAGTCAAGCACATCATTTACAACCGATTTTTCAAATTGGTAAAGGCGGCTTGAATTCTGCGATGGTTGTACAAATCAATGAAGCTTTGGAAAAACGTGAACTGATCAAAGTCACATTACTACAAAATACCGATGAGATTGCTGAAGATGTGGCAGTTGCGTTAAAAGCAGATATCCATTGTGATATCGTTCAAATCATTGGTCGTGTATTAGTTTTATTTAAACCATCATCTAACGAAAAATACCAAAAAATCTCTAAAGAAGTTAAAGCAATTTAA
- the yqeH gene encoding ribosome biogenesis GTPase YqeH, with translation MSEQEAIHCIGCGAIIQTEQPDELGYTPKAAFEKGMETGEVYCQRCFRLRHYNDIQDVQLTDDDFLRLLNELGKEDALIVNVVDIFDFNGSLIPGLHRFIGDNQVLMVGNKVDILPKSLKKPKMIQWMRERAHEEGLRPVDVLLTSAKKPQEMENLLETIEKYREGKDVYVVGVTNVGKSTLINQIIKQTAGVQDVITTSQFPGTTLDKIEIPLDDGHFLIDTPGIIHRHQMAHYLGKKDLKIIAPQKEIKPKVYQLNAEQTLFLGGLARFDFIQGERSSFIAYVSNDLSIHRTKLATADAFYEKHVGGLLQPPRPDEVAEFPELVRFEFSIKEKTDIVFAGLGWITVTEPCVVAGWAPKGVDVLRRKALI, from the coding sequence ATGAGCGAGCAAGAAGCAATTCATTGCATCGGTTGCGGTGCAATCATTCAAACAGAACAGCCAGATGAGCTAGGTTATACGCCAAAGGCTGCGTTTGAGAAGGGCATGGAGACAGGGGAGGTTTATTGCCAACGCTGTTTTCGTTTAAGACATTACAATGACATTCAAGATGTTCAACTGACGGATGATGATTTTTTACGTTTGTTAAATGAATTGGGCAAAGAAGATGCTTTGATCGTGAACGTTGTCGATATTTTTGACTTTAATGGGTCGTTGATTCCTGGCTTACACCGATTTATTGGGGATAATCAAGTTTTGATGGTAGGAAATAAAGTCGATATTTTACCAAAATCATTAAAGAAACCTAAGATGATTCAATGGATGAGGGAGCGTGCGCATGAAGAAGGCTTACGTCCTGTTGATGTTTTGTTGACTAGTGCCAAGAAACCTCAGGAAATGGAAAACTTACTTGAAACGATCGAAAAATATCGTGAAGGTAAGGATGTTTATGTGGTTGGGGTGACCAATGTTGGAAAATCAACGCTAATCAATCAAATCATTAAGCAGACTGCAGGTGTTCAAGATGTTATTACAACGTCTCAATTTCCAGGAACAACATTAGATAAAATTGAAATTCCTTTGGATGACGGACATTTCTTGATCGACACACCAGGGATCATTCATCGCCATCAAATGGCGCATTACTTAGGTAAAAAAGACTTAAAAATCATTGCGCCGCAAAAAGAGATCAAACCAAAAGTATATCAGTTGAACGCTGAACAAACATTATTTTTAGGTGGTTTAGCTCGATTTGACTTTATTCAAGGGGAACGTAGTTCATTTATTGCTTATGTTTCAAATGATTTATCGATTCATCGCACTAAATTAGCTACAGCAGATGCCTTTTATGAAAAACATGTTGGCGGATTATTACAACCGCCGCGTCCAGATGAAGTAGCAGAATTTCCAGAGTTAGTTCGTTTTGAATTTTCAATCAAAGAAAAAACAGATATCGTATTTGCTGGACTTGGTTGGATCACGGTAACAGAACCATGTGTAGTTGCCGGATGGGCACCTAAAGGCGTGGATGTTTTAAGAAGAAAAGCGTTGATTTAA
- a CDS encoding YqeG family HAD IIIA-type phosphatase codes for MFSKYKPTWMVDAIYKITPNQLKKLGINAVLTDLDNTLIAWDNPDGTEELLTWILEMKNAGIPVVVVSNNKSSRIKRAVEKFELDYVSRALKPSTRGFKEAQKKLNMKPEELVMVGDQIMTDIRGANAAGIRNILVRPIVDTDGWNTRINRFFERKIMKHLAKKHPDMIWKGGLE; via the coding sequence ATGTTTTCAAAATATAAACCAACATGGATGGTTGATGCGATTTACAAAATCACACCCAACCAACTAAAAAAATTAGGAATCAATGCTGTTCTGACTGATTTAGATAATACCTTGATTGCTTGGGATAATCCTGATGGAACAGAAGAGCTATTGACGTGGATCTTAGAAATGAAAAATGCTGGAATTCCAGTTGTGGTAGTATCAAATAATAAGTCTAGCCGAATTAAACGAGCAGTTGAGAAGTTTGAATTAGATTATGTATCTAGAGCATTAAAGCCATCAACTAGAGGGTTTAAAGAGGCACAAAAGAAGCTAAATATGAAACCAGAAGAATTAGTAATGGTCGGTGATCAGATCATGACTGATATTAGAGGAGCAAATGCTGCAGGAATCAGAAATATTTTAGTTCGTCCTATTGTTGATACGGATGGATGGAATACAAGAATCAATCGATTTTTTGAACGGAAAATCATGAAACATTTAGCAAAAAAACATCCAGATATGATATGGAAAGGCGGACTAGAATGA